The DNA sequence TGTCGATGCATCACAACAAATCAGAATATCGTGTAACAGAATCTTACTATGAATTCTAGTCTTACGGTCTATCGAGTCGGCAAAAACCTCTCCATAGATCATCCAGTAGGGCATATAGAAAATGTTCCGAGCCAGGCGCCACGTCGGCTCCTCGTCGGGGTGCAGAATGGCTTGGCGGGCCACCCCAAAGCTCATGAGCACCACCAGCATGATGACCACAAAGTACATCATATCGATCATCTGAAGGAAACACAAAATGCACGGCGCTCACTCGTGGCGGCTGCGCCTTCATGGCGTTCTTGAGTCCATACCATCTTTCCGATCATCATCACGTAGGGCCCCAGGTATTTGTTGACGCCAAAGATGTCCAGGACGCGGATGTACCAGAAGATGATGTCTATGCAGTATATGACTCTCCCGTAGCCCATGTAAGGCTCTTGCTGCAGCCTCAACATGAGTCCCAGGAGGAAGGTGGAGATGGCCACCAAGTCCGTGATGTTCCAGTACTCCTCCAGCCACACGCTGATCTTCTGTTTCAGCTTGCCAGGCTCTGACATTAAGATCTTTAGACAGAATGATATCAATGAGCCGCCTCAGTTTCGTAATTTTGAAGTTAAGGGCAGAAATGAAGAGAGACAATGCACATCTTTCACATGACGTCGACTAGACTTGTCAAGGTTAAGTTCCACTTTTGACCTGTAGGAGGCAGGCATTCCACATTCACGATTCAAAAACATTCCCCAAAGTGGGCATCTGCATGTCCCAATCAATGAATTGTATTTATCATGCATCCATGAAATATTGGATCGATTGGATGCAAGTTTGGACTCATAAGACCACCGTTGTACACAGCCTATTTTTGTCTCTCTCAAATtccagtaagattttttttggggggcgggggggggggggcaacttagATACTGTACTATCAAAAATGATTTGATCCAATACGAATAGCCAATTCCATCCAAGTAAAAACTGCGTATATTTGTCAGAATTGCCAAATTTGAGGAATatatgagtttgtttttttttttttttttttaaagaacaataTCCAGAAATAATCAATGCTAAATAACCAAGTTATAAATTCCCCACTTTCTTGCTTCCAGTccataaaaaattaaaacacactCCTGGAAAATTAAAACCCTCTACCCCAAACCATCAATAAAAAAATGGTGTCCACTTATTCTGTTGTGATCCGTGGctcaaatattttaattaagaCATTGTGGAAGATCCCACCGGAGTCATTTGGACTCAATCGACTTTACCTGTCTGACTTTTTCACTGCCGAGGGTAAGGATGTAAGCAATGACGGTCCATTCTTGTAGGGATGGCCATCGTTCCATCTTCACCAGGATGATGTAATTGTATAACATCAGGTAGCCCAAATAACATATCTGTGCACACAGGAACATTTCACCAAactcttatttttattatttacctCATCGACAAATTCCCTGGCCCTTCCCACCAGTTTAAAAACCAAGCATGGCCTTTTCAGTACAAAAGTACGCCCACCACTGCCGTAAGGCGTACTTTTTTCCAGCATTGTTTCGAATGAAAGCATCAAGAGGACACAAGTCCTTTCTGTATCCCCAAAATGACATTTACAAATGTTTCGGATTAAAACTTACTGTGTTGAACCAGAATTTAGTAAAGGGTGCATCATAAAACTCAAATAATCTTTTGCCAATGGGGATTTTGCGGACATTGGCGCTGCCTTCCTCTTCATCCCCTTTCCGGGAAGTGGCATCATTGGGGTCCtagtacacacaaaaaaaattgacattttactTAATGAGAGaatgggggggtgcggggggggtgtTACAATTTCACTGCTATTTCTGCCCattaaagtaccgtattttccgcattataagacgcaccgaaaagcattcaattttctcaaaagccaacagtgtgtGCCTTATAtttcgatgcgccttatatgtgGAACAGTATTCCGATTTCTTgggcgtagtattttaaatgcttgttacagctgcagtggttgtgaaagctctatgtcaataaagctgtattgcattgtattccctttagcatagctccatctagtggatgcataacgcaaccacagccactattgtggcttctattctatgcaccttataatgggTTGCGTCCTATATATTAGATAATgtggaaaatacgatacaatcGAAGCTCCCACTAAATGTGAAATGATGCtccccgcccttttttttttcaaatgatagtTAAATCTCTTCCGACAGAAGAAATCGAAGTCATGGTGAAATAATATGCCAAAGGGGAACTGAACAAATTgatacaagaaaaagaaaataatacaacGAACGAGAACAAAATACACAATCTGTGAAAAGGTTAATTAAAACAGACAAAGTGTGTTTGCCTATACCCGGTGACTTAATAATTAAGTGTTATTTGAATGGATAATCAATGGGTAAAAGCCAATGTAAGACACAATGTAAAATAATGTGATTGTCTGTTACATCCATTTAAGTTTATGTACAGTGTCAGACAGCAGAAAGCATGAGAAGGCAATGGTTTGGACCTTGCTGGATTTTGTGTCGTCGTCTTTATCTTTTCCCTCGTCTTTGGCTCCAGATGTAGCGTAGGACGCATCATCCGCGAGACGGAAATCCAGCAGAAGAATCAGTGGAGGAAAGATGATGCCCAAAATAACCTATTGATGAAATAAACATCAGGTGATATGAGAGTTTGCGATAACCGCATGCCTTTTTGTGCCAAGGTGTTGCCGCGGAAGGACCTTGAGGCCTGGGTTCTTGCCGATCCTCAGGCAGCCCATCCACATGTCTGTGAGCAACATCTGACTGCACGTGTGGGCGATGAAATCTCGCTGCTTGGCGGCCACGGCCAACTTCAGGCAGGTGGAGTTGCTCCAGTTCACCAGCTCGTAGGTCAACAGCTTCATGGCCACCTGCTCGTCGTGCTTGTACGACTGGTCCAGCAGTTCGTAGGCCAGCTGGCCAAATTCTCTACACGAAAGGACGGGCATGATCAACATCTGAGGGAAATTCATCACTCTTTTCCCTTATTTCCGAATCGGAGTGGCCCTTCGGTGTCAGCCCAGCAaaggatgttttgttttcaccacGAAGGATTGTGTTCCGGCCTCTTGTTGGTTCATACGTGTCCTGACGTAGATTTGAAACCCCAAGCGTTCTGTGATATTGAATCCCCCccaacaaaagcattttttgagGCATGACGGTAAAAAATTCACTCAACCGGGGAGtgatcttgacttttttttatggtgtTTGGATAACAAATCCTCAAATGGGTCATTTTCACATGGCCGCTGCTGAATTGGATTTCGTTTGAAAACATGGCCGTGCGACTTCACATCGGTTTAGTTCGGGAGAGTCACGTACATTTTATGCCTGTGGGTATTTGTTGTATTGTGTGTAGCtgtaccatttgtgttcaaatatttgttgcCTGAAGTGTGAATCAAACATTGCTTACAACTACCGGAACGGTCATGCTAGCTTCATTAGCCTGTCTCTGGCATTTTGCgtgttgtgttagcattaagctagcagacttttgtAAATGCTGCGCTataatttaaaatatgtatcattcaatgttttatgtttaaaCTTCTACTGGTggtagcaaattaaaaaaaaaaacagcttcaaTCATGCACTTGGTCTACAACCTTCCTTTCAATTGAGCCTTTTGCACCACCATCCCGAGCTATTAAAAGAGTTCATCAGCGAATAGCCGAGGAGAGGTTGAAGGTTccacatatttttcttttttaaaccaaaacaaaacaacaaaattcatGAATCGCGAACCAAGAGGTTGCGGTTCACTGCGTTTCACCACAAATCCAATTTGAAGAAATAtgagattaaaaacaaatgcagacACTAACTTTGAGTTGTTCTCCAGGTCTTGGGAGATGTCGTCCACAAGCTCGCTCTCGGAGCACTCGTGGGCCATGGCCTTGAATAGTTTACAGGCCACCAGTGCCTTGGCCATGGCCTCCTCTCCACGCTGCCAAAGGAAGAGCGACATCTTCTGCCGCTTCATCAGCACCGCCCACAGCATCAACTCGTGGAAGGGATACTTGAAACGAGACACCTCCGGGTCATCCACATCAATGTCCACCTCttcctcctttttctttttcgccTTTTTCTTGCCTTTTGGTCGAGGTTCGTCATCCTACCAAACAGCAaaatgaagttgttttttttttcttacatcatCCGTGTTGTTTTGCTGCAGACAAGAGGCCTCACCTCCATTCCGAGAAGCTTGAGAGCTTTGGGCTGAGAATACAGGTCAACACATGGCCATTAGTATGAAGCAGACAAATGATTCAAAACATCAAAtacgcttttttttcttatttattatgCCCATGCGCACCCGTTTAAGTCCATACAGAGTATTGTAGAGGTTGCGGAAAGCCTTCCTGGTGTAATTACTCCTGTAAGCTCCACCCATGAGGTACTCCAGCACCAAGCCGATGTCAATCAAGGTGATCTGGTAATCTGGGGGAAGGTTTCCCTGCAGAGAAATTcaacaagagcagagaaaataaCACAACGtttaaacacacccacacacacacacaggtagggcagagccggaatcaaaccctacgcctctgcactgtgaggcggacatggcAACCATtcgtccaccgtgccgcccagaAATAACTTTATAGGATAAAAACATTCAGCAAAGTGGTTATTTACCTTTTTGACATCCCTAACTACAGCATGGAGAGTATTAGCAGGGCCCAGTTtctaaaaagagagaaaaaaatgtcaaatttagcCACAGGTTTATTTATTAGGCTACACCACCTTCTCATTCTATCTCATGCAAACGATGACCATAATTACAATCATGTATCAGGTCTTGTAATGCTGTTACcagtgaatgaattaaaaagaaaaaaaacaacaaatataagTTTTCCTTTAATATATACCCACCGTGTTGTACAACTCCTCCAGTCTTGGAATAGTGAGGAAGTGGTGAATATTGACCCCGTTCTCCAGAAGCAGCTTGACAAAGTCCACTCGGTCCAACACCAGAGCGTCCATCATAGCCTGTTCCAGGGAATTTAcctgacatttaaaataaaaaataagatagtgttgttcatttttacaaatgtaaCAATCCGAGGTGACGATTTTTTAAAAGAAGTCCAGTTTTACCCAACGAATGAGCTCCAACTTCCGTGGATCGGTTTCCTCTGGAGGTTCGGGTTTGGCTTTTCCTTTGCCCTTTCCTTTCTTGCCCCTGTTTTTGTTGCGGGGGGCACTGACTGGACTCTTCTGCTTCTCCTGGCTCAGGGCCAAAGCGGTGGTCGTGCTCGCGATGGCCCCGGCAGGCTAACCAGACAAGAAAGACAAAGAGGCGGGAACAAGCTAGTTGGCAACAGTTGCTATGAAGACGGCACAGCATTATACTGATcattgtttctaatattttggatCTCCCCAATGTCGATTGACATTTGTCAATGCCCACGAATGCTCTTCCTCATACGGTTTTAGAGGCACCATGTGTTAAAAGTCTGAATTTATcgtaacagcaaaaaaaaaaaaaaaaaaaaaccaaacaaacacacacataaaatataaacaataaaatacaaaattaaaaatagaaatacagtTTTTATTGACACAGTTTGGGACTGTAACAATATGGCTGCTAAATagtgtgtgttttataaaaaaataaaataaaaagcctcatctcacccctcgggtggtgtccgtccctcatttagctcgggtcctctaccagaggccaggaagcttgagggttctgcgcagtatccttgctgttcccagcactgcacatttctggactgagacgtccgacgttgttcccgggatctgttgcaaccactcatctagtttgggagtcactgccccgagtgctctgaccaccacaggcacgactgtcacctttaccttccaggctctttcCAGctcctctgagcccttggtatttctcgagtttctcgtgttccttctttctgatgtttccatcacttgggaccgccacatccactacaacggctttcctctgccctttatctatgatcacgatatgtggttggttcgccattaccatcttgtcagtctggatctggaagtcccacaggatcttcgctttgtcattctccaccaccttcggaggtgtttcccattttgaccttggggtttccagtccatactccgcacagatgtttcggtagactatgccagccacctggttatggcgttccatgtaggcattccctgccagcatcttacaccctgcagttatgtgttggatcgtctcaggtgcctctttgcacaacctacaccttgggtcttgtctggtgtggtatatctgggcctcaatggctctggtgctcagggcctgctcctgagcagccaggatgagtgcctctgtgctgtccttcaggtcagttatatatatatatatatatatatatatatatatatatattttatatatatttacattaacatacacacacatacatatatatatatatacatatatatacactttCTGTATGCATGTATACAAATATTTGTAGTGtagatttatatattatatatacgagtgtgtgatgtaaaaaaaaacatacgcatATTGATAGATTTCTCTCTTCTCTGTGTGTCCCACATTTGTCATCGCTCAACAATCCAATGCTTTAGTGTGATATGATTTGACACTTATTGAGAGCTGCACACCACTTACAGGTAAATTATGTCCGTAGACAAAGATGTGATTGCGAGCAATGTCCACTCGGTTCCAGGCCAGAGCCAAACTGAGCTGGTCAGCTGCTGAAGCGTTCGTGCCTGAtgagacacaaacaaaaagggTACAGACGCGAGAAAAGGGTAAGTCAACGTGTGGCGCGCTGCCGCCAAGACTCTCTGCATTGAGATTTGGGTCATGATAGTACCTTTTAACAAGGCTGTAAGAATGGCCATTTCTATATCTTGCTGACCCTCAGAACCCATTCGAAAAACTGTGATCTATTTGTGAGGAGGAAGCAAAGacaatttgaaaagaagaaaaaaaaaagatggccgcTGAGTGAGATGTGGGACGGAATGACTTGAAAGAATGGAATTGGGGTTGCAAAGCGGTGGAACGTTTACATAATTTTTCAATCGGCAATTCCAGTACAGTTTTAACACACTTCACCGCCCAGAATCATGAAGACAACCTCAATCTGTTCAACATCTTCAATGAAACAGGAAGTAGTCTGCTAAAAATTTACAGATGGACAAACTCCAACATGAACAcaacatcaaatatttttcaccgTTCTGAAGCTCTACTGAGCGACCTCTGAATTAAGAGGGTATCAGAACAAAATTGTCTACATAATTTTTGGTGGATGTTGCAACCCTAAACAGGAATGTGTCGTGATCATGTATGACCACTCACTGGCCAcacatgtcaaaatgtgaatttggGAATGATGGCATTAGGATGACAAAATTGTTGAGATCTGTAAAGAGGTGGCTATTGTTGCAATTTCTTTTAATGCAAATTTGGGGAATACTGTATTACAGAGTGTCCCATcactgaaagtttttttttgccacctgttcACTAGGGATGCAATTAGGATGAAGAGATTGTCACACTGTCCGGCTCACATGACAATGtataataacccccccccccccccccaaaaaaaaacaagcacacactGTGTGTGGTGAAGTTGATTtagggattaaaaaaagtcagattAATTTGCTTATGTGGATGTGCGAGGGCACTTGGTAGTCTATTACATGTGTCAGAGGATGGAGGCTCTCGAGTGACAGTGTGATAGCACTCTGGGCTGAGAGGAACCCGATTGAGGATTATGGAGATGGATCTTCCATCTGTGCCCAGATGAGGCAAGAGCCAGCGCAAGCAAAGTACTCGTGCGCTCGGATCTTTCCCATCCAGATGTATTGGAGGGCGCAGATTAAACTAATCACCGTCACTTGATGCCTCTTCATTGATTCCACAAGCGGACACTTTGGACCAACACTTTTAGGATTAAAGTGCTTTCTCTTTGCACTTTGCGCACAACTTGACAGTGCGCTGTCACAAAGGGGTCGCCACTTTGCAACCTTTGGCGCGAGGTATGAGGACGATGTGGATTATTCCACACGCTGGGAATGAGAACGGCAAAGGAGGAGAAATGACAAGCAGGTGGTGGGGATTATATCGATTCAATATGTTAATTGCAAAAAAACGCACATGAGCGGATGAATGAGCATGGAGACCAAAAGCTTGACATACATGTTTATTGAGGCCCACATCAATTTCAAATGTTGTACAAACGACATCCTGGTAgccgtttttcctttttttaattcccttACTCACCAGTTCCCTCTTCTTCATGCACTCCATCACCATGAGAAGGATCTGCTGCGACTGGCTCTTGCTGTAGTTGAACGTCTTCTGAATGGTCACCAGGAGTTGGTCTCGCACGTCGTCGTTGACGagcctggaggaggaggaggaggaggaggaggagatgccaCTTGGAGGCGTATGCGTGATCTCAAGGCCCGCAGGCCAGATTCAAGCGCTCCATGTCATTTGTGGCACGTGAAAGCATGACACAAGTTTCCATTGATGTCTTTCCAAAATTGTTACATCGGCGCTTCCCGTATGACAAACTCGTGATGTTGCGCTTTGCATACAATTGACACAGGCCTTGTGGTTGGCGGTAGCACAACTAGTACAATTATTTACGATTTCTATTTGACCACTTACTACTAAGACACTGGCTTTATATACCGCTTTATATataacattcgtaatattgactctctttccttattcaaaacccagctcaaaacccacctattcagacttgcctacccgccttaaatctttatttattattttatctgtgttttgctattggtcttggctatacagtgtccttgagtgttgtgaaaggcgcttacaaatgtgatgtattattattattattattattattaccgtagttttcaaacatttacaaaaatattacaaatatttaCAACTATTTTAGTAACAAAAGGTATTTTTATAACACCCAGATGAATAAAGATAATTCAGCAAAGAGCAGGAAGTGCGATTGTTTCCTCCGGTTTCTGCTCCTTTTGAAGTCATCCTAGTACAGATTGCTCTTGAATTTGATTGTGAAAGCGGAGAAGGGATTCTGCTGGTTCTCACTACATGAGCGGATCTATTCTAGGAAGATACAGGGCCGCCGGGCACCCCCAAATCCAAGACAAATCCGATATTGCTGGTTGTCGGACCAAAACGTCCAATGTCACAATTGGGTGAATATTTTTAGACAAATCTATTGTCGAGGTTAATCGTCAAATTTTTGAACAAGCTAAAGTGTCACTCCCTTTTGATGACAGAATGTTGGATGCTTGAACAAATACGGCAATGCTGGAGAAGCGATGATTTTCGACGTACGAGGATTCCGCCTGCCACAAGCAATATCTAAAAACAATATACAATTGTTGGGCATTCTGTACATTTATCCAACACGGATGGACTGAGTTCAGCCTTTTACAATTGCGGGCAATCCTAACTTCACCGTGACACCCCTTGATGTAAATACTCACCCTCCATCCTCTGAGAACTTGTGTGCGAAAGAAATAATGTCAGAGGCGCGGCCGCTGCCGTCGCACACCACCACCGGAATCGGAGGCTCGTCTCGCAGACTCTCCAGGGCGATGGAGATAACGTTGGGACCTCCTTCCACTATCAGACACACGAGTGGGACACCCTGGCCCAGACCTGTAAAGCACCCCAAAAACAGTCACCGCGTTATTTAAACATGAACATTAAGGACAACAGAGTGAGTGGGATCTTGATGTGAGGACACGCGAAATGGCAAAGGAGAGAGCGAGCGAAGTCTGTGGTGACAGCTGAGCATCCCTTTGCTGTCCCTGCCTTATCCGAGCTCCAGGCATAGGATGACAAAGGGAAGCCCATGGGTCACAGAAGACGCTCTGCGTCCGTGAATCCTAGGCATCGTGAAAGATGAAGCCCCCTTGGTAGTCCCcgccacccccacaccctccgtGTGTCTGACATCACTTACGGGTGTTGATCTTCTGCAGCGAAATATGCTTCTCGAGCAGGCGACGCAGTTTGACCTCAGAGCCGTACTTGCCGCAGGTGCCGTTGTCGGTCAGGATGAAGTGCGAGTGGCTGTTATTGAGTACGGCCAGCTTGCTCAGCGGGTTGGCCATCGTCTGGTAGGGTCTGGTCACCTGAAAGGAGAAGATCTCATCACGGAAGGGTCTCCTTTGTTTCCCGGATTTCACCTTTCGGATGCTTACGTCTTTCCCAATAAGATCCTCTTTGTTCTCCAGAATCCCCCAGGGGGCAATTCCTATTGCGCACACTTTCCCTCGTGACTTTGAGGAATGGTCCTTCAAGGCATCTCCCACATGACGGATCACACCTAAGAAACACGCGTTGCTGCTTCCAATAAAGTGGAAAAAGTGC is a window from the Hippocampus zosterae strain Florida chromosome 3, ASM2543408v3, whole genome shotgun sequence genome containing:
- the LOC127597902 gene encoding transient receptor potential cation channel subfamily M member 1-like isoform X3, with product MGKGGHGTPKRITLNWSHETGPNKEPAHMLIILAGPHKVNKCHVLWDSVRLRRRQQQQQRQQRYSASSLLRFSRAVPRSRIQSFYAQRLWIERTFLKRECIHIFPTKDIIRCSCGQLTTQHVAIPPGANSLEEAHQLVQIDTPKDKWSVIKHTRTFPTDSFGIIEFQGGGFINKAMYIRVSYDTKPENLLHLMVKEWQLELPTLLISVHGGLQNFDLQPKLKQVFGKGLIKAAVTTGAWIFTGGVNTGVIRHVGDALKDHSSKSRGKVCAIGIAPWGILENKEDLIGKDVTRPYQTMANPLSKLAVLNNSHSHFILTDNGTCGKYGSEVKLRRLLEKHISLQKINTRLGQGVPLVCLIVEGGPNVISIALESLRDEPPIPVVVCDGSGRASDIISFAHKFSEDGGLVNDDVRDQLLVTIQKTFNYSKSQSQQILLMVMECMKKRELITVFRMGSEGQQDIEMAILTALLKGTNASAADQLSLALAWNRVDIARNHIFVYGHNLPPAGAIASTTTALALSQEKQKSPVSAPRNKNRGKKGKGKGKAKPEPPEETDPRKLELIRWVNSLEQAMMDALVLDRVDFVKLLLENGVNIHHFLTIPRLEELYNTKLGPANTLHAVVRDVKKGNLPPDYQITLIDIGLVLEYLMGGAYRSNYTRKAFRNLYNTLYGLKRPKALKLLGMEDDEPRPKGKKKAKKKKEEEVDIDVDDPEVSRFKYPFHELMLWAVLMKRQKMSLFLWQRGEEAMAKALVACKLFKAMAHECSESELVDDISQDLENNSKEFGQLAYELLDQSYKHDEQVAMKLLTYELVNWSNSTCLKLAVAAKQRDFIAHTCSQMLLTDMWMGCLRIGKNPGLKVILGIIFPPLILLLDFRLADDASYATSGAKDEGKDKDDDTKSSKDPNDATSRKGDEEEGSANVRKIPIGKRLFEFYDAPFTKFWFNTICYLGYLMLYNYIILVKMERWPSLQEWTVIAYILTLGSEKVRQILMSEPGKLKQKISVWLEEYWNITDLVAISTFLLGLMLRLQQEPYMGYGRVIYCIDIIFWYIRVLDIFGVNKYLGPYVMMIGKMMIDMMYFVVIMLVVLMSFGVARQAILHPDEEPTWRLARNIFYMPYWMIYGEVFADSIDLYAMEINPPCGEHLYDEDGKKLPPCIPGAWLTPAIMACYLLVANILLVNLLIAVFNNTFFEVKSISNQVWKFQRYQLIMTFHDRPILPPPLIIFSHLYILFSRLFRRCARKKQDGELDEKDRGLKLRLNPEELKNLYEFEEQCVEEYFREKEDEQQSSSDERIKVTSERVENMSMRLEEVNERENTMKASLQTVDLRLAQLEEIHGRMALALEKLAGVDRLELTRTHSRNSSVCDPSSLVRQGSINSADGYSLYRFHMDMEEFATKQKDVEEVAKSSLERQKSQASSTCALNVKEGAQTLEVGSLSRARPGSCVDILISPCEPKQASAGSSSDTLASKEILGSSHLLDRIADKNRLKPSSPPKRTKSLRHYPAEEPAASPLTKRRSMSTITISPPDEPEEPAQKAQLPPAALSSPKRTKSLRCVPAESPSQTSPVTKRRAMSSIIYSPAEVVDDELHAQDYTSFVEQAAKTPNQWPADLEYTLHPSSDGRMPRVSTVRRTIQQFQSTAAAAEVKENDGIDPAGTGSEGTPPELTEEQIKTRVLELERQRSQSERRSDEPESIQQREGPRERMRRSATQDGG
- the LOC127597902 gene encoding transient receptor potential cation channel subfamily M member 1-like isoform X5, with the translated sequence MGKGGHGTPKRITLNWSHETGPNKEPAHMLIILAGPHKVNKCHVLWDSVRLRRRQQQQQRQQRYSASSLLRFSRAVPRSRIQSFYAQRLWIERTFLKRECIHIFPTKDIIRCSCGQLTTQHVAIPPGANSLEEAHQLVQIDTPKDKWSVIKHTRTFPTDSFGIIEFQGGGFINKAMYIRVSYDTKPENLLHLMVKEWQLELPTLLISVHGGLQNFDLQPKLKQVFGKGLIKAAVTTGAWIFTGGVNTGVIRHVGDALKDHSSKSRGKVCAIGIAPWGILENKEDLIGKDVTRPYQTMANPLSKLAVLNNSHSHFILTDNGTCGKYGSEVKLRRLLEKHISLQKINTRLGQGVPLVCLIVEGGPNVISIALESLRDEPPIPVVVCDGSGRASDIISFAHKFSEDGGLVNDDVRDQLLVTIQKTFNYSKSQSQQILLMVMECMKKRELVSKGIKKRKNGYQDVVCTTFEIDVGLNKHVCQAFGLHAHSSAHVRFFAINILNRYNPHHLLVISPPLPFSFPACGIIHIVLIPRAKGCKVATPL
- the LOC127597902 gene encoding transient receptor potential cation channel subfamily M member 1-like isoform X1, yielding MGKGGHGTPKRITLNWSHETGPNKEPAHMLIILAGPHKVNKCHVLWDSVRLRRRQQQQQRQQRYSASSLLRFSRAVPRSRIQSFYAQRLWIERTFLKRECIHIFPTKDIIRCSCGQLTTQHVAIPPGANSLEEAHQLVQIDTPKDKWSVIKHTRTFPTDSFGIIEFQGGGFINKAMYIRVSYDTKPENLLHLMVKEWQLELPTLLISVHGGLQNFDLQPKLKQVFGKGLIKAAVTTGAWIFTGGVNTGVIRHVGDALKDHSSKSRGKVCAIGIAPWGILENKEDLIGKDVTRPYQTMANPLSKLAVLNNSHSHFILTDNGTCGKYGSEVKLRRLLEKHISLQKINTRLGQGVPLVCLIVEGGPNVISIALESLRDEPPIPVVVCDGSGRASDIISFAHKFSEDGGLVNDDVRDQLLVTIQKTFNYSKSQSQQILLMVMECMKKRELITVFRMGSEGQQDIEMAILTALLKGTNASAADQLSLALAWNRVDIARNHIFVYGHNLPPAGAIASTTTALALSQEKQKSPVSAPRNKNRGKKGKGKGKAKPEPPEETDPRKLELIRWVNSLEQAMMDALVLDRVDFVKLLLENGVNIHHFLTIPRLEELYNTKLGPANTLHAVVRDVKKGNLPPDYQITLIDIGLVLEYLMGGAYRSNYTRKAFRNLYNTLYGLKRPKALKLLGMEDDEPRPKGKKKAKKKKEEEVDIDVDDPEVSRFKYPFHELMLWAVLMKRQKMSLFLWQRGEEAMAKALVACKLFKAMAHECSESELVDDISQDLENNSKEFGQLAYELLDQSYKHDEQVAMKLLTYELVNWSNSTCLKLAVAAKQRDFIAHTCSQMLLTDMWMGCLRIGKNPGLKVILGIIFPPLILLLDFRLADDASYATSGAKDEGKDKDDDTKSSKDPNDATSRKGDEEEGSANVRKIPIGKRLFEFYDAPFTKFWFNTICYLGYLMLYNYIILVKMERWPSLQEWTVIAYILTLGSEKVRQILMSEPGKLKQKISVWLEEYWNITDLVAISTFLLGLMLRLQQEPYMGYGRVIYCIDIIFWYIRVLDIFGVNKYLGPYVMMIGKMMIDMMYFVVIMLVVLMSFGVARQAILHPDEEPTWRLARNIFYMPYWMIYGEVFADSIDLYAMEINPPCGEHLYDEDGKKLPPCIPGAWLTPAIMACYLLVANILLVNLLIAVFNNTFFEVKSISNQVWKFQRYQLIMTFHDRPILPPPLIIFSHLYILFSRLFRRCARKKQDGELDEKDRGLKLRLNPEELKNLYEFEEQCVEEYFREKEDEQQSSSDERIKVTSERVENMSMRLEEVNERENTMKASLQTVDLRLAQLEEIHGRMALALEKLAGVDRLELTRTHSRNSSVCDPSSLVRQGSINSADGYSLYRFHMDMEEFATKQKDVEEVAKSSLERQKSQASSTCALNVKEGAQTLEVGSLSRARPGSCVDILISPCEPKQASAGSSSDTLASKEILGSSHLLDRIADKNRLKPSSPPKRTKSLRHYPAEEPAASPLTKRRSMSTITISPPDEPEEPAQKAQLPPAALSSPKRTKSLRCVPAESPSQTSPVTKRRAMSSIIYSPAEVVDDELHAQDYTSFVEQAAKTPNQWPADLEYTLHPSSDGRMPRVSTVRRTIQQFQSTAAAAEVKENDGIDPAGTGSEGTPPELTEEQIKTRVKRNVSDGAQYLTVAEDNFLPSHRSWSWNAKDRKARGAAMSQRASSSERDLVNACEGAPHKMEDDIQEKK